From Enterococcus mundtii, the proteins below share one genomic window:
- a CDS encoding BspA family leucine-rich repeat surface protein — MEYLDTSQVTNMERMFTQMRNLREIDVSHFDTRNVTNMNSLFYRISSVCSFMLSGQKE; from the coding sequence ATGGAGTATTTAGATACGAGTCAAGTAACAAATATGGAACGTATGTTTACCCAGATGCGCAATTTAAGAGAAATAGATGTGAGTCATTTTGATACAAGAAATGTAACGAATATGAACAGTCTGTTTTATCGAATCTCATCGGTTTGCTCTTTCATGTTATCTGGTCAAAAAGAATAG
- a CDS encoding glycoside hydrolase family 1 protein → MSFPKNFLWGGATAANQCEGAWAVNGKGDSISDHNRAGNREMGKRRTFDLVIDETKYYYPSHTAIDFYHRYKEDIALFAEMGFKAYRLSIAWTRIFPNGDEEQPNEEGLKFYDAVFDELHKYGIEPIVTISHFELPFHLGKTYDGFLDKRTIEYYERYATTLFERYKSKVKYWLTFNEINFGVLEHGKQINGLFNRTYTETEKYQALHNVFLASARAVIAGHKINPDFQIGCMLAYITMYPKTCHPLDVLKTQQMNDRLNYFCGDVQVKGAYPYYMKRYFEKEKIEVDITEEDLAFLKEGVVDYYTFSYYMSTCIADDLNTRSDKSGGNLFGGVANEYLETSEWGWQVDAVGLRYTLNQIYSRYEIPVMVVENGLGAVDKIEPDGSIHDDYRIDYLAQHIQEMGKAIDDGVDLIGYTSWGCIDLISAGTGEMSKRYGFIYVDRDDEGKGTLARSPKKSFYWYQKVIATNGESVEMK, encoded by the coding sequence ATGAGTTTTCCGAAGAATTTTTTATGGGGTGGCGCAACAGCGGCAAATCAATGTGAAGGAGCATGGGCTGTCAATGGTAAAGGAGATTCGATCAGCGATCACAATCGTGCAGGCAATCGTGAGATGGGGAAACGACGTACCTTTGATTTGGTGATCGATGAAACCAAGTATTACTATCCGAGCCATACAGCGATTGATTTTTATCATCGCTACAAAGAAGATATCGCATTATTTGCGGAAATGGGCTTTAAAGCCTATCGTTTATCGATTGCGTGGACACGGATTTTTCCTAATGGTGACGAAGAGCAGCCAAATGAAGAAGGGTTGAAATTTTATGATGCAGTGTTTGATGAGCTACATAAATATGGGATCGAACCGATCGTGACGATCTCACATTTTGAGTTACCGTTTCATTTGGGAAAAACGTATGACGGATTTTTAGACAAACGAACGATCGAGTATTACGAACGTTACGCAACGACACTTTTTGAACGCTACAAAAGCAAAGTGAAATACTGGTTGACCTTCAATGAAATCAATTTTGGTGTCTTAGAACATGGCAAACAAATCAATGGATTATTTAATCGAACTTATACGGAAACAGAAAAATATCAAGCCTTACACAATGTCTTCCTTGCTTCTGCTCGAGCGGTGATTGCTGGACATAAAATCAATCCTGATTTTCAGATCGGCTGTATGTTGGCGTATATCACGATGTATCCTAAAACCTGTCATCCATTAGATGTATTGAAGACGCAACAAATGAATGACCGGTTAAATTATTTCTGTGGCGATGTCCAAGTCAAAGGAGCCTATCCTTATTACATGAAACGCTACTTTGAAAAAGAAAAAATCGAAGTGGATATCACAGAAGAGGATTTGGCATTCTTGAAGGAAGGCGTTGTCGATTATTATACGTTCAGTTATTACATGAGTACGTGTATTGCAGATGATTTAAATACTCGGTCAGATAAAAGTGGCGGCAATTTATTTGGCGGGGTGGCTAATGAGTATCTTGAAACAAGCGAATGGGGCTGGCAAGTTGATGCGGTCGGGTTGCGATATACCTTGAATCAAATCTATTCTCGCTATGAAATCCCAGTGATGGTCGTAGAAAATGGACTCGGGGCTGTCGATAAAATTGAACCAGATGGCTCGATCCACGATGACTACCGGATCGATTATCTCGCCCAACATATCCAAGAAATGGGGAAAGCAATTGATGATGGCGTGGACTTGATTGGTTATACTTCTTGGGGCTGTATTGATTTGATCAGTGCAGGAACTGGTGAAATGAGTAAACGATACGGCTTTATCTATGTCGATCGAGATGACGAGGGCAAAGGAACGCTGGCCCGCTCGCCTAAAAAATCATTTTACTGGTATCAAAAAGTGATTGCGACTAATGGTGAAAGCGTAGAAATGAAATAA
- a CDS encoding dimethylarginine dimethylaminohydrolase family protein has translation MDHIFVKSEFAPLKRVVLAQSEFGFPTKKLTGVDFLTEENHELFSGPEVIGKDFSEAFPEQQKAWEVERKNLQKVLEKHEVEVLLPRKLTSFEKELGLEYGYSNFFTRDPFFTIGNLLIEGSLKLPHRRNEILPIREILMNESNENDCLYFSIPKPDISQGIDSEQGPFLEGGDVLVLGKTIFAGNSGLASNTRGIEWLRNLVKRFGYKVIEVPLHPTILHLDCALSLVKDGLMIVCEEAFLNGIPEQLSHWDRVEVSLAQASRLATNGLPINETTYITDPEFTFIGEELEKRGITVEYIDYQLTRIFGGSFRCSTQPLLRN, from the coding sequence ATGGATCATATTTTTGTGAAAAGCGAGTTTGCACCGCTAAAACGGGTCGTTTTAGCACAGTCTGAATTTGGCTTTCCTACGAAAAAATTAACCGGTGTCGATTTCTTGACAGAAGAAAACCATGAATTATTTAGTGGGCCTGAAGTGATAGGCAAAGACTTTAGTGAAGCTTTCCCAGAACAACAAAAAGCTTGGGAAGTCGAACGGAAGAATTTACAAAAAGTACTAGAAAAACATGAGGTAGAAGTCCTTTTACCAAGAAAGTTGACCTCTTTTGAAAAAGAACTAGGACTAGAGTATGGCTACAGTAACTTTTTCACCCGAGATCCCTTTTTTACGATCGGGAATCTATTGATTGAAGGTTCATTGAAGCTCCCGCACCGCAGAAATGAGATTCTACCGATTCGTGAGATACTCATGAATGAATCAAATGAGAATGACTGCTTGTATTTTTCTATTCCTAAGCCGGATATTTCGCAAGGTATCGATTCAGAACAAGGGCCTTTCTTAGAAGGCGGAGATGTTTTAGTATTAGGAAAAACGATTTTTGCAGGTAACTCAGGGTTAGCATCTAATACTCGTGGTATTGAATGGTTAAGAAATCTAGTCAAACGATTCGGCTACAAAGTGATCGAAGTGCCACTTCATCCGACGATCCTGCATTTAGACTGCGCATTAAGCCTTGTCAAAGATGGATTGATGATCGTGTGTGAAGAAGCGTTCCTAAATGGTATCCCAGAACAGTTAAGCCATTGGGATCGGGTAGAGGTGTCTTTAGCACAAGCCTCTCGATTGGCGACGAACGGACTGCCGATCAACGAGACAACGTATATCACAGATCCAGAATTTACTTTTATTGGTGAAGAATTAGAGAAACGAGGAATCACAGTCGAGTATATTGACTATCAACTGACAAGGATCTTTGGTGGTTCTTTCAGATGCAGTACGCAACCGCTTCTGAGGAACTAA
- a CDS encoding tyrosine-protein phosphatase, whose amino-acid sequence MVKITNFRDIGGIKNRNGKEVLTNVFLRSGELSSLTEEDARHLETTYRLSKIVDLRGEDEIQARPDKTVPQTKYIHIDIMKDVADEGAGLEDFVKIGSPEKATNYMTKIYEDIALNPTSQKGYARFFQEVLTLDQEESLLFHCFAGKDRTGIAALLILESLDVPRKAIYVDYLRTNELRKKENALILAQAKKVHLTEGNLAALDVALNVDSSYLDRFYQVVEKEYGSIQTYLKQALAIDQLSLQAMNNQFLKG is encoded by the coding sequence ATGGTAAAAATCACAAATTTTCGCGATATCGGTGGCATCAAAAATAGAAATGGCAAAGAAGTTTTAACAAATGTTTTCTTGCGTTCAGGTGAACTATCTAGTTTGACAGAAGAAGATGCTAGACATTTAGAAACCACCTATCGTTTAAGTAAAATCGTTGATTTACGCGGCGAAGATGAAATTCAGGCTCGACCAGATAAAACGGTTCCACAGACGAAATATATCCATATCGACATCATGAAAGATGTGGCAGACGAAGGCGCTGGGCTGGAAGATTTTGTGAAAATCGGCTCACCTGAAAAAGCTACGAACTATATGACAAAAATATATGAAGATATCGCATTGAATCCGACTTCGCAGAAAGGGTATGCTCGTTTCTTCCAAGAAGTACTTACTTTGGATCAAGAGGAAAGTCTTTTATTCCATTGTTTTGCTGGGAAAGATCGAACGGGAATCGCAGCCTTACTAATATTAGAGTCATTAGACGTTCCTCGCAAGGCAATCTATGTCGATTATTTACGTACGAATGAACTACGTAAAAAAGAAAATGCGTTGATTTTGGCGCAAGCAAAAAAAGTCCACTTGACTGAGGGGAATCTAGCTGCTTTAGATGTTGCGTTGAATGTGGACAGTAGTTACTTGGACCGTTTTTATCAAGTAGTAGAAAAGGAATACGGGTCGATCCAAACTTATTTGAAACAAGCACTGGCTATCGACCAATTAAGTTTACAGGCAATGAATAATCAATTTCTTAAAGGTTGA